The Corallococcus silvisoli genomic interval CGGCTGGCGGCGAGCCCACTGCCCGTGCTCATCCACGGCGAGACGGGGGCCGGCAAGGAGAACGCGGCGTGGGCGGTGCATCACTGGTCGCGGAGGGCGGCGCAGGGGTTCGTGGCGCTCAACTGCGCGGCGCTGCCAGAGAGCCTGGTGGAGGCGGAGCTGTTCGGCCATGAGCGGGGCGCCTTCTCCGGCGCGGACCGGGCGCGCGCGGGCCTGCTGGAGCGGGCCAGCGGCGGGACGCTCTTCCTGGACGAGGTGGCGGAGCTGTCGCTGCCCATCCAGGCGAAGCTGCTGCGGGCGTTGGATCAACAGGTGATCACCCGGCTGGGGGATTCGCGCGAGCGGCCCGTGGATCTGCGCGTGGTGGCGGCGACGCACCGGGTGCTGGCGGACGAGGTGAAGGCGGGGCGGTTCCGGCAGGATCTCTTCTTCCGCCTGTCCGCGGCGGTGGTGATGCTGCCGCCCTTGAGGGACCGGCCGAGGGAGCTGCCCCTGCTCGCACGAGCGTTCCTGGAGGATGCGTGCGCCAGGGCGGGGCGCCCACCGCTGCACCTGTCCGCCGCGACCATGGAGGTCCTGAGCGCGCATGGCTGGCCTGGGAACGTCCGCGAGCTGAAGAACGCGGTGGAGTACGCGGCGGCCATGTCGCCGGGACCGGTGGTGGAGCCGTCGCACCTGCCGGACTCGCTGCGGGCGACGCCGCCGGAGCCCGCGCGGGGTGAGGAGGGGACGGCCGCCTCGCCCCGGGTGTTCCAGAACCTGGCGGAGGAGCTGCGGACGCTGGAGCGGCGGCGGATGATGGAGGCGCTGGAGGCCACCGGTGGGGTGCAGACCCGGGCGGCCCAGCTCATCGGGATGCCGCTGCGCACGTTCGCGTTCAAGATGAAGCAGCACCGCATTCCGTCATCGCGAGGCCGGGGCCCGGCGGAGGAATGAGCAGCGACCTGCCTTCAGCCTGGCAACCTCCCGCGACCTTCGGTGAGTACCGCATCCTGCAGCCGCTCGGGCGGGGGGCGATGGGGGAGGTGTACCTCGCGCACGACACGGTGTTGGACCGGCTGGTCGCCGTGAAGTTCATCGCGGGCGTCGCTCCGGATGAGGTGCAGCGCGAGCGCTTCCGCACCGAGGCGCGGGCCATCGCCCGGGTGCAGCACCCGAACGTGGTGGGCATCCACCGCGTGGGGGAGGTGCGGGATCGGCCGTATCTCGTCTCGGAGTTCCTGCGCGGGGCGAGCCTGGACCAGATGGCGCGGCCGGTGCCGTGGACGCGCGTGCGGGAGATTGGCGTCGGGCTGGCGAAGGGGCTCTCGGCGGCGCACCGACAGGGGGTGTTGCACCGGGATCTCAAGCCCGCGAACGCGCTCCTCACCGAGGACGGGCAGGTGAAGCTGCTCGACTTCGGCGTGGCGAAGCTGCTCGACGTGGCCCTGGCCCCCGTCGCGCCCGCGCGCCAGCCGGAGGGCCCGCGAGCCGGGTCACCGGAGGGTGATGCCACGGTGGATGTGCCCGTCCGCGCCAGCAGCGAAGCGGGGCCGCGGCACCCGGGCCCCAGCACCGGAGACGACACCGCGGCGCCCGCGGCCACGCGGCACATCCCGGCGAACCCGTTGAGCGCCGCTGCCGCGAACGTGGCGCAACGGACCGCGACGGCTTCTCCGCTCTCGCCGCCCCTCCAGCTCGGCCCCCCGGAGCTGATGGCCACGGGCCGCATCGGGACGCCGCTCTACATGGCGCCCGAGGTCTGGCGTGGGGAACCGGCCACGGTCCGGAGCGATCTCTTCTCGCTGGGCGTCCTGCTCTACGAACTCTGCGGAGGAACCACGCCCGGGCCGCTCGCGGAAGCACCGCTGCGGCCCCGGAGCTTCGCGCCGCTGGACGTCATCGTTCCCGGTGTCGATCCCTCCTTCGCGGCGGTCGTCGCCCGCTGCCTCGCGCATGATCCGTCCGCGCGCTTCGACTCCGCCGAGGCCCTGCGCGAGGCGCTGGAGTCCACCGCCCCGCGTCCAGCCCAGGAACCCCTCGCGCCCCCAAGGCCCCGGTGGCTGAGGCTCACCCGCGTGCTCGCGCTCCCAGGCCTTGCGGTGGCCATCCTCATCGGCGGCACCTGGGCCAAGGAGTGGTCCCGGCGCACCGACGCGGAGCAGGCCCTGGCCCTGGCGGCCCCCCTCGTCGAGGAGTGCCGGGCGATGGACGTCCAGATCGAGGCTCTCCGTGCCGAGGCCTTCACCGCGTTCGACTCCGACCACATGGCCGCCGCCGAGGACGCCTGGGCCCGCGCGTTGACCCTCGGCGCGAAGCAGGCCCGCCGCTACGAGGACGCGAGCGAGCTCCTCGAAGCCTCTCGGACGCGCGTGGGCCGGGGCTGGAACAAGGCGTTGGACTCACGCGCCGCCGAGGTGCTCTTCCAACGCATCCTCGTCGCGGAGCGGGACCGCAAGCCTGACGTCCAGGCCACCTTGACCCAGCAGTTGGAAGAACTGGACCCCTCCGGCGGCACGACCCAGGAGCTGACCCGCCCCGTCTCCATGGAGCTGGACAGCGATCCCCCCGGCGCCACCGTCCAGGTCGAACGCGTGGAAGCCACCCCTGGCCCCCAGCACTGGTCCAAGCCGTGGACGTTCGGCACCACGCCCATCACGTCGGGCCTCACGCTGGAGCCCGGCTCGTACCGGCTGACCTTCACGCTCCCGGACCGTCCGCCCGTGCGCTACCCCGTGCTGCTCACGCGCGGTGGCACCTTCCAGGCCCGGGTCGTGCTCCCCGAACAGGTCCCGGAGGGCTACGTCTACGTGCCTCCCGGCCGCTTCCTCTACGGCAGCGGCGACGACGAGGCCATCCGCCGCACCATCGTGCACACGCGCCCGCTGCACCCGCTCACCACGGGGGCCTTCTTCATCGCGCGACACGAAGTCACGTACGCGGACTGGATCGCCTGGCTGCGAGACCTGCCCGCGCCAGAGCGCGCCGCGCGCAGGCCCCGAGGCACCAACTACTTCGGGACCCTGGAGCTGCGCCCGGCCCCGGCTGGCACCTGGACCTTCCACCTGGAGCACGAAGGCATCTCCTACCAGGCGAGGGAAGGGGAGCCGCTGCGCTACCTGGACCGCGAGCTGCGCGCCGAACAGGACTGGCGCCGCTTCCCCGTGTCCGGCATCTCCTGGGAGGACGCCCGCGCGTATGTCGCGTGGCTGGATGCCACCGGCCGGGTCCCCCGCGCCCGCCTGTGCACCGAACGGGAATGGGAGCGTGCGGCCCGGGGCGCGGATGGCCGCGACTATCCGCATGGCCCGGTGCTCGCGCCGGATGATGCCAACTTCGACGCCACCTATGGCCGCAAGCCGCGGGCCTTCGGACCGGACGCCGTGGGCTCGCATCCCGCGTCGGACAGCCCCTTCGGCGTGGCGGACCTGTCCGGCAACGTGTGGGAGTGGCTGGTGACGGACACCGCTGGCACGCCCGCGTATGGCGGCGGTTCGTTCTACCAGGACGCGCTCACCGCCCGGACCCTCAACCACGGCGACGGCGAACCGCGCACACGCTTCCCCTTCATCGGGATGCGCGTGTGCGCGTCCGCGCCGTGACTCCCGGGACCTAGAGGTCGCGTCCCGGCAGCTGCCCCACCGACGGCAGGTACCCCAGGTCCCGAACGAAGGTGTAGCCGTCCGGCGCCTCGGTCGACGTGGCGAAGAGGCCCAGCGTCGGGTGATGCCACAGCTTCAACGGCCGCCGCTGGCCCGTGCTGGTGGTGTCCACGGCGCTGTACAGATAGCCCTCGATGCCGCGGTCTCCGTTCACCACCAGGCGGGTGTAGCCCTGGCGTGGATCGCACGCGGAGTTGTTCGTGAGCAGGTAGTGGCCCAGGCCGTCGGAGCAGCGGTACAGCGGCGTGATGAGCTTCCCCATGCGCTTGAGGATCTCATCGGGCAGCTTCGCGGAGAGCAGGGGGCCTTCCATGCGCATCGGCACGAACGGCGACACGTCCGCCACCCCGTTCCCATCCAGGTCCAGGCCATACGCGGACACGTCCGGTCCCCAGGAATGCGTCTTCAGGTCCACCGTCACCGCGCTCGTCGTCACGAAGCTCGTCCCGTTGGCGCGGAAGGACACCAGCGCATGGTCGATGAAGAGTGAATAGGACACGAGGAGCGTCGTGCCGGCCAGGGCGCCCATGTCCACGTCCTCACAAGGCTGGGTCCGTTCATGCAGATCGAGGGCGCGATTCACGCACGTCGCTTCCAGCGGCAGGCTGTCCCAGCGCGTCTTGCCCAGGCACAACGGACGGACGTCGCCGCAAGCGCTCATCTTCCACACGGCCTCCAGCGAGTAGCCGTTGTCCTTCCCCAGCCACTTGGGCAGGCGCCCGTTGGTGCTGATCGCGATCGCGTTCTGCACGCCCATGAAGAACAACGGCGTTCCGTCGAGCGTGTTGCTGCGCCCCTCACCGCAGTAGTCCGCCATCGCCATGCGCGTGCACAGCTGGTGGAATTTCAGCGCGAGGTCCGGCGTGTACGCACCGGCCCAAGGTGGGTAGCCCCAGTCGATGCACTTGGCGATGACGCCACCGCCCACGAAGAAGGGCAGTTCATCCGTGCCCTCGTTCTTGGGCGTGCACGCGAAGGTGAAGTAGTCCGGGTTGGGCAGCAGCGCTCCCCCCGCGGACCAGGCGTTGGGCACCGGCAGCGCGAAGCCGCTGCCCAGCGGACAGAGCGGCATGGTCGTCCCATCATTCGTGGAGGCCGTCACGCTGTACTCCCAGTACGCCGTGCCATCGAGGATCTCCTCTGGCGTGCAGTTGGGCTTGCTGGGCCCCTTGATGGGGACGTGACATCGGGCATCCGTGATGACCAGCTTCACCGAGCGGCCCTCGAAGGGCGCGCGGAACGACGTGCCCACCAGCGCAGGGCCTTCCAGGAAGCGCGAGGTCACCGGCGGACTGCCTCCGCTGCACCCCTGGAGCGCCGCCACCCGTCCCCCCAGCGCCAGGGCCTTGGCGGGAGCGCACGTCACGCCAGCGGGAGGCGCGGAGGGCTCCACCGACGCCAGCGGGATGTTGATGGACTCGAAGCGATCCGTGCCGTGCAGCTGCGTGCCCTGCGCGCCGTTGGTCGGCGGCGGCTCCGGCGGCTCCGGCGGCTCCGCGAACGCGCTCGCGGTGGTCAACATCACCGCGCCAATCCACATCTTCAAACAGGTCCTGTGAATGCCGATCATGTGTCCGTGTCCCCCGCGTGGATGCGGTCTGGAGGGAGCGCTCGAATGCGCCCTGCCATCACGAGACGCGAGGCGCGCGATTTATTCGACAAGCCATGTCTGCTTTTGAGGACATGAGCAAAGATTGCCGTGCATGCAAGGTTTGCATGATCGCGCCAGCCCTGGGGCGTGCAACGGTTGCACGTTCTCGCGCGCCGGCGGAGCGATCCAGCTTCCTTGCCCGCGCCGCATCGCCCAAGATGGCGTCCCCCTGCATTCGCACCCGAGGAGGGCATCATGTCCTTCGGCACCCGCGGCCTGCTGACCGCGCTCGCGCTGTTCTCCCTGTCCGGCACCGCCGTCGCGCAGTCATCCGCCACGCCCCCGAAGTCCGCCGCGGACCCAGACGCCGAGCGCGCGGCCTACATCCGGTCGCACTACGCCAAGTACGAGGTGCGCATCCCCATGCGCGACGGCGTGAAGCTCTTCACGACGTTCTATGTCCCCACGGACGCCAGCCCCCAGAAGCGCTACCCCGTGCTGCTGATGCGCACGCCGTATTCGGTGGGGCCCTACGGGGCCGGCCAGTACAAACAGACCCTGGCGACCGCCGCGTTCGAGAAGGACGGCTTCATCTTCGCCTTCCAGGACGTGCGCGGCCGGTTCATGTCCGAGGGTGAGTTCGTCAACATGCGCCCCCACCGCGACACCAAGCGCGGCAAGGAGGTGGACGAGAGCAGCGACACCTACGACACCATCGACTGGCTCACGAAGCGCGTGCCGAACAACAACGGCCGCGTGGGCATGTGGGGCGTGTCCTATCCCGGCTTCTACTCGTCCGCGGGCGCCATCGACTCACACCCCGCGCTCAAGGCGGTGTCGCCGCAGGCGCCCATCGCGGACTGGTTCTGGGACGACATGCACCGGCATGGCGCCCTCAACCTCCAGCTCTCCTTCAGCTTCTTCTCCAGCTTCGGCAAGCCGCGCCCCGCGCCCACCGACGACGTGGACTGGAAGCCCTTCGACTTCGGCACTCCGGACGCCTACCAGTTCTTCCTGGACCTGGGGCCGGTGTCCAACGCGGACGCGAAGCACTTCCACGGCGACATCGCCTTCTGGAACGAGATCGTCGCGCACCCCAACTACGACGCCTTCTGGCAGGCGCGGAACCTGCTGCCGCACCTGAAGAACATCAAGGCGGCGGTGATGGTGGTCGGCGGCTGGTACGACACGGAGGATCTCTACGGCCCGCTCCACACCTACGCCGCCATCGAGAAGCAGAACCCCGGCATCGCCAACACGCTGGTGATGGGCCCCTGGCCCCACGGCGGCTGGATGCGCTCGAGCGGCACGTCCCTGGGCGACGCGGACTTCGGCTTCCCCACCAGCACCACGTACCAGGACCTGGTGCTGGCCTTCTTCCAGCAGCACCTGAAGGGCGGCCCGGACGCGGGCGTCCCGGAGGCGCTGGTCTTCGAGGGCGGCGCCAACCGCTGGCGCCGCCTGGACGCGTGGCCGCCCAAGGGCACGAAGCCGACGCGGCTGTACTTCCAACCCCAGGGCGCGCTGACGTTCCAGGCGCCCACGGCCACCGCGCCGTCGTTCGACGAATACGTGAGCGACCCCGCGAAGCCGGTGCCGTACACCCAGGACCTGAGCCCTGGCTGGTCCAAGGCCTACATGACGGAGGATCAGCGCTTCGCGGCGCGGCGGCCGGACGTGCTCGTCTACCAGACGGAGCCCCTTCAGAAGGATCTCACCGTGGCGGGCCCGCTGGAGGCGGAGCTGTGGGTTTCCACCACCGGGAGCGACGCGGACTGGGTGGTGAAGCTGGTGGACGTGAACCCCGGCAAGGTGCCCGGCTTCACCAAGGAGCAGGAGCAGTCCGGGGAGCACAACCGGGGCAGCCAGCAGACGCTGGTGCGCGGCGAGCCGTTCCGGGGCCGCTTCCGCGACAGCTACTCGGAGCCGAAGGCCTTCACCCCCAACGAGGTGACGAAGGTGCGCTTCGTCATCAACGACGTGTTCCACACCTTCCAGCGCGGGCACCGGCTGATGGTGCAGGTGCAGTCCAGCTGGTTCCCGTTCATCGACCGCAACCCCCAGACCTTCGTGCCCAACATCAACGAGGCGAAGCCGACCGACTTCGTGCGCGCCATGCACCGGGTGCATCACTCCGTGGCGGAGCCAAGTGCGCTCAAGGTGAATGTGCTGCCGGCGCTGGACGAGCCGTAGTTCCCCGGTCCCCCCGCGCGGCGTCTGCTAGGCTGCCGCGCCGTCAACGCGGACCGCGGCCATTCAGGGGCCGCGCGCCTGACACCATGACGGGAGGGACATGACCGGTCACGACCGGCCCGACTCCGGGCGGGTGCTGCTCGACGGAAGCATGGGGGAGGGGGGTGGCCACGTCCTCCGCTCCGCGCTGTGTCTGTCGCTCATCACCGGCCGTCCCTTCCAGCTGACCCGGCTGCGCGAGCGCCGGGAGCCCTCCGGCCTGCGCCCGCAGCACCTGGCGTACGTGCGCGGCGCGGAGGCCCTGAGCACCAGCACCAGCGAGGGCGCCGTCGTGGGCGCCTCCGAAATCCACTTCACCCCCGGCCCGGTGCGCGCGGGGGATTACCTGCTGGAGGCCGGCGCATCAGGGAGCACGCCCCGGCTCTTCCAGTGCCTGGTGTATCCGCTGGCGCTCGCGGGGGGCGGCCGGCTCACCTTGCGCGGCGCCACGCACCTGCGCGACAGCCCCAGCTTCCACGCCCTGGTCGGCGCGTGGCTGCCGGTGGCGCGCGCGTACGGCCTGCCCGTGCAGCTGTCGCTCACGCACGCGGGCTTCCACCCGGAGGGCGCGGGCGAGTTCACCGCGGAGATCGGCGCGCCGGTGGAGCCGCCGGTGCGCGTGGACCTTCCCGCGCGCGGCGTGCTGCGCGAGGTGCGGGTGATGACGCTCGTGGGCGGGCTGCCCTTCGCGATCGCGGAGCGCCAGTCCCGCGCCGCGGTGGCCGCGCTGCGCGAGCGGGGCATCCTGGCGGAGGCCGACAACCGGCCCGTGCCGGTGACGCGCTCGCAGGGCACGGCGACGTTCATCCTCGCGCAGTTCGAGCACACCGTCGCGGCCTTCACCTCGCTGGGAAACGGAGGCCACGACGCGGAGGGCGTGGGCCGCGAGGCGGCGGAGGCGCTGACCCGGTTCATGCAGACGGGGGGCGCGCTGGATGAGCACCTGGCGGAGCAGCTGCTCCTGCCGGCGGCGCTGCTGGCGTCGGGGCGGCTGGGGGCGGTGACGCCGGGCACCACGCGCTTCACCGCCGCGCGCATCACCGGCGCGATGACGGTCCAGGCGGAGGTGCTGCGGCGCTTCCTGCCGGTTCACATCGACGTGTCGCCGGGCGGAGCGGTGGAGGTCCGTCCGGCGTGAGGCGGAGGAGGAAGGCTCGCGCCTCCTCGACTCAGGCCTCGTCCTCGGAGGCGTTGCCGCGGGCGCCGAAGGTGTTGGTATCCGCCATCTCCTTCACGGTGCCGCGGTACGCGCGGATGGCGAAGGGCGCGGCGACCAGGAAGACGATGCCCACGAGGCCAATGGCCATCCACGGGATGGGCGTCTCCTTGATCTGCACGTCCTTGCCGTAGCCGTTGAGGTTGTTGCCCATGGCGCGCGCCTTGGCGGCGGCCTTCTCTTCCGCGGTCAGCTCCTTGCGGGTCTGGAACTCCTGGGGCTGCTTGCGCTGGGGCTGCGCCAGGACAGCGCCGCCCCAGACGAGGGCGAGGACGAGAACAAGCCGGGGGAGGGAGGGGGAGGACATGGGCCTTGAGCCTAACAGAGCCGCCGGGCGCGGGTGAACAGGGGTTGCTTCACCGTGGCGGGAGCGTTACGCGCGCCGGATGCTCCGCCTTCCCTTCCTCCTCGTGGTCAACCTCTTCCTGGGGCTGCGCCTGCTCCTGGGCCTGCCCTTCCGGCTGATCGCGGGGCGAAAGCGGCCCACCTGGGTCCGGTTCCGGCTCTCCGGGACCCCGCCGTACCGCCCGCGCCCGGTGCCGCGCTTCCGGTGGGGCCGCGCGCCGGAGGAGCCCGCGACGGTGACGTCGGTGGAGGCCCTGGGCCGGGCGCTGAAGCTGCTGGCCCGGGACGCGAAGCTGGAGGGCATCCTCCTGGAGGTGGAGGGGCTGGGCGTCCCGGATGCGCGGCGCGAGGCCCTGAGGGCGCTGCTGTCGGACTTCCAGGCCGCGGGCAAGCGGGTGGTGTCCTGGGCGGTGATGGTGGACACGGACGCGTACCCCGTGCTGGCCGCGGCGGACGAGGTGCTGCTCGCCCCCATGGGCCGGGTGGAGCTGGTGGGCTACGCCGCCGAGGCCACGGTGCTGGGCGAGGCCTTCGAGCGGGTGGGAATCCAGGCCCACTTCGCCCGGCGCGGCGACTACAAGACGGCGCCGGAGCTCTTCACGGACGGCAAGGTGTCCGACATCCAGCGACAGACGCTGGAGTCCTTCCTGGACGAGCGCTACGGCGCCCTCGTGGCCGCCATCGCGGCGGGCCGCGGCAAGACTCCCGAGGAGGCGCGGGCGCTCATCGACGCCGGCCCCTACAGCGCGAAGCGGGCCCTGGAGGCGGGGCTGGTGGACGGGCTGGTCCACGAGGCGGACCTGGGCACGCACCTGGGGCTGGAGGCGAAGAAGGACGAGGAGCCGCCGGTGCCCACCTTCGACGCGTACCTGGAGACGCTCGCGTTCCCGCCGGTGAAGTGGCGCAGGTTCAAGCGCAAGCCCCGGCTGGCGGTGGTGGACGTGGCGGGCATCATCATCCCGGGCGGCGGCGGCGCGGGCCGGTTCGCGGCGGCGGACTCGGTGGTGAAGGCGCTGCGCCAGGCGGGGCGCGACACACGGGCGAAGGCGGTGGTGCTGGCGGTGTCCAGCCCGGGCGGCTCGGCGCTCGCGTCCGAGCAGATCCTGGAGGCGGTCAAGCGCGTGGCGAAGCAGAAGCCCGTCATCGCGTACGTGGACCAGGTCTGCGCGAGCGGCGGCTACATGGCGGCCATTGGCGCGAAGGAGATCTGGTCCGCGCCGCACGCGGTGGTGGGCTCCATCGGCATCTTCATGGGCAAGTTCGACTACGGCGCGCTGCTGGAGAAGCTGGGCATCCACCGCACCACGCTGGCGCGGGGGGAGAACGCGGCCTTCTTCTCCTCGTCCCGGGCCTTCACGCCGCACGAGCGCGCCGCCCTGGAGCGCGAGGTGGAGGAGGGCTACCAGTCCTTCCTGGAGCTGGTGGCCCAGGCGCGCGGCCGGACCAAGGAGGAGATCCACCAGCGCGCGGAGGGCCGCGTCTACTCGGGCCTGCGCGCGAAGGAGGCCGGGCTGGTGGACCGCATCGGCGGCTTCGAGGAGGTCTGCCGCCACGCGTTGGAGGAGGCACGCGTCGCGTCGGACGACTTCGAGCTCGTCCGCTACGGCGGCGCCCGGGGCGGGCTGTCGCTGCTCAAGCTGCTGTCGGGCGCGGCGCACCCGGCGACCTACGCCTTCTGCACCGCGTCCTGGAGCCTCTGGGGCTTCGGGGCGGCGTCGCGGCGCTTCGACTAGCATGGCGGGATGGCCCGCTCCTGCCCGGTGTGCCCCAGCCAGCCGTTGAACGTCGTCCAGGCGTCGGACGTGGAGGTGGACCTCTGTCCGCGCTGCCACGGCCTGTTCTTCGACCGCGGTGAGCTGGAGCGCTTCCCGGACCGGCCGTCGCTCCAGCCGCTGATGAACACGGCGCGTCAGGCCGCGTCGCGGTGCCGCAAGGGAGGGCACCTGGTGCCGCGTGCCCAGGTCCACTGTGCCACCTGCGACAGCGAGCCCCTGGGCTGTCCGGGCTGCGGCGCGCGGCTGGGGCTCGTGTCCGCGCGCGTGTGCAGCGTGGACCTGTGCACCCACTGCGGTGGCGCGTGGCTGGACGCGGGCAAGTTCGAGGCCCTGGAGCACGCCACCGTGACGCCGCCGAAGGGACCGGCCACCTCGGGGGGCTGGGAGGTCGCCCCCGCGACGGACGGGGGCGCGGATCCGTGGAGGAGTCCAGGCGCCACGGCCCCGCTGCCGCCGTCGGATTCCCCGTCGGGCGGGTGGGGCGTGCACTCGCCCCTTTCGTGCGTCCACTGCGGCCTCGCCGTGTCCGTGCCCCACGCGTGGGCCTGGAACGGCGACCTCTACTGCGGCGAGCACGCGCCCCAGGGCGCCGTGGCGGGCTCCAGCCTCCCCAAGAACCGCGAACCGAGCAGCCTCCCCTCCATGGAGGACGTGGCGGACGGCGTCGACCTGGCGGACCTGGTGCTCTGGGTCGTCCAGCTCCTGCGGCGCCATTGACGGCGCCCGCCGGAGGAGCGAGGGCGGGGGAGGGCACCTGGAGATTGCCCGGCCCAGGCACGGGGTCTACCCTGCCGCGCCAGTGATGACCCGCCTCGCTCCCCTGGGCCTCCTCCTGCTCGGCACCGCCTGCGCCACCGCTTCGCGCGACCCCACCACCGTGGCGGAGGCGTACGCGAAGGCCCTGGAGGAGAACCGGCTCCAGGACGCCTACCGCCTGACGACCGGAGGGCCGGACGGGGAGGTGGCCTTCCTGGACGAGTACTCCGACGCCCCCGCCCGGACCGAGCGGGCCGCCGCGGTCCGCTCGGGCGCGGCCATGCTGGAGGCCCGGGCCCCCTCCGTCACCCTGGCCCGCCAGGGCGAGGACTGGCGCGTGGTGGAGTCGCGCGCGGCGGACGTGCCCCGGGCGGCGCTGAAGAAGTTCCTCGACGCGGTGGACGCGCGCGACTGGAAGGGAGCGTGGGGCCTGCTCGCCTCGCCGCTGCGTGCCCGCTACACGCCCGAGCGCCTGCGCGAGGACTTCGAGCGCGAGCCCCTTTCGAAGGAGCGCCTGCGCCGCGCCCGTCTGGCCCTCAACACCCGCGTGCGGGTGGCGGCGGGCGAGGCCCTGTTCCCCCTGGGCGAGG includes:
- a CDS encoding bifunctional serine/threonine-protein kinase/formylglycine-generating enzyme family protein, translating into MSSDLPSAWQPPATFGEYRILQPLGRGAMGEVYLAHDTVLDRLVAVKFIAGVAPDEVQRERFRTEARAIARVQHPNVVGIHRVGEVRDRPYLVSEFLRGASLDQMARPVPWTRVREIGVGLAKGLSAAHRQGVLHRDLKPANALLTEDGQVKLLDFGVAKLLDVALAPVAPARQPEGPRAGSPEGDATVDVPVRASSEAGPRHPGPSTGDDTAAPAATRHIPANPLSAAAANVAQRTATASPLSPPLQLGPPELMATGRIGTPLYMAPEVWRGEPATVRSDLFSLGVLLYELCGGTTPGPLAEAPLRPRSFAPLDVIVPGVDPSFAAVVARCLAHDPSARFDSAEALREALESTAPRPAQEPLAPPRPRWLRLTRVLALPGLAVAILIGGTWAKEWSRRTDAEQALALAAPLVEECRAMDVQIEALRAEAFTAFDSDHMAAAEDAWARALTLGAKQARRYEDASELLEASRTRVGRGWNKALDSRAAEVLFQRILVAERDRKPDVQATLTQQLEELDPSGGTTQELTRPVSMELDSDPPGATVQVERVEATPGPQHWSKPWTFGTTPITSGLTLEPGSYRLTFTLPDRPPVRYPVLLTRGGTFQARVVLPEQVPEGYVYVPPGRFLYGSGDDEAIRRTIVHTRPLHPLTTGAFFIARHEVTYADWIAWLRDLPAPERAARRPRGTNYFGTLELRPAPAGTWTFHLEHEGISYQAREGEPLRYLDRELRAEQDWRRFPVSGISWEDARAYVAWLDATGRVPRARLCTEREWERAARGADGRDYPHGPVLAPDDANFDATYGRKPRAFGPDAVGSHPASDSPFGVADLSGNVWEWLVTDTAGTPAYGGGSFYQDALTARTLNHGDGEPRTRFPFIGMRVCASAP
- a CDS encoding CocE/NonD family hydrolase, producing the protein MSFGTRGLLTALALFSLSGTAVAQSSATPPKSAADPDAERAAYIRSHYAKYEVRIPMRDGVKLFTTFYVPTDASPQKRYPVLLMRTPYSVGPYGAGQYKQTLATAAFEKDGFIFAFQDVRGRFMSEGEFVNMRPHRDTKRGKEVDESSDTYDTIDWLTKRVPNNNGRVGMWGVSYPGFYSSAGAIDSHPALKAVSPQAPIADWFWDDMHRHGALNLQLSFSFFSSFGKPRPAPTDDVDWKPFDFGTPDAYQFFLDLGPVSNADAKHFHGDIAFWNEIVAHPNYDAFWQARNLLPHLKNIKAAVMVVGGWYDTEDLYGPLHTYAAIEKQNPGIANTLVMGPWPHGGWMRSSGTSLGDADFGFPTSTTYQDLVLAFFQQHLKGGPDAGVPEALVFEGGANRWRRLDAWPPKGTKPTRLYFQPQGALTFQAPTATAPSFDEYVSDPAKPVPYTQDLSPGWSKAYMTEDQRFAARRPDVLVYQTEPLQKDLTVAGPLEAELWVSTTGSDADWVVKLVDVNPGKVPGFTKEQEQSGEHNRGSQQTLVRGEPFRGRFRDSYSEPKAFTPNEVTKVRFVINDVFHTFQRGHRLMVQVQSSWFPFIDRNPQTFVPNINEAKPTDFVRAMHRVHHSVAEPSALKVNVLPALDEP
- a CDS encoding ADYC domain-containing protein — translated: MIGIHRTCLKMWIGAVMLTTASAFAEPPEPPEPPPTNGAQGTQLHGTDRFESINIPLASVEPSAPPAGVTCAPAKALALGGRVAALQGCSGGSPPVTSRFLEGPALVGTSFRAPFEGRSVKLVITDARCHVPIKGPSKPNCTPEEILDGTAYWEYSVTASTNDGTTMPLCPLGSGFALPVPNAWSAGGALLPNPDYFTFACTPKNEGTDELPFFVGGGVIAKCIDWGYPPWAGAYTPDLALKFHQLCTRMAMADYCGEGRSNTLDGTPLFFMGVQNAIAISTNGRLPKWLGKDNGYSLEAVWKMSACGDVRPLCLGKTRWDSLPLEATCVNRALDLHERTQPCEDVDMGALAGTTLLVSYSLFIDHALVSFRANGTSFVTTSAVTVDLKTHSWGPDVSAYGLDLDGNGVADVSPFVPMRMEGPLLSAKLPDEILKRMGKLITPLYRCSDGLGHYLLTNNSACDPRQGYTRLVVNGDRGIEGYLYSAVDTTSTGQRRPLKLWHHPTLGLFATSTEAPDGYTFVRDLGYLPSVGQLPGRDL
- a CDS encoding RNA 3'-terminal phosphate cyclase, producing MTGHDRPDSGRVLLDGSMGEGGGHVLRSALCLSLITGRPFQLTRLRERREPSGLRPQHLAYVRGAEALSTSTSEGAVVGASEIHFTPGPVRAGDYLLEAGASGSTPRLFQCLVYPLALAGGGRLTLRGATHLRDSPSFHALVGAWLPVARAYGLPVQLSLTHAGFHPEGAGEFTAEIGAPVEPPVRVDLPARGVLREVRVMTLVGGLPFAIAERQSRAAVAALRERGILAEADNRPVPVTRSQGTATFILAQFEHTVAAFTSLGNGGHDAEGVGREAAEALTRFMQTGGALDEHLAEQLLLPAALLASGRLGAVTPGTTRFTAARITGAMTVQAEVLRRFLPVHIDVSPGGAVEVRPA
- a CDS encoding sigma 54-interacting transcriptional regulator yields the protein MLPPDLRETEAPRKGASRAAATDRLYLLLLVGNSSTLVPLPREGAVVIGRAAGVDVLVEDASVSRQHAKVGVAEGEAFIADLGSHNGVRVNGEPVQGSRPLDGGDVVTLGNVTLVFHRGERPLPERRALEAEGLRARLSEELERVRTTGHAVSVLALEVESAWVSPAELGRALHGALRLMDGVGQLGGTWMVLLPDLSGEEAEAAAAHLVSVLTPLAGRVRAGLAHAPGDGMQGDALLGAARAAALAAAPGETRVSGPSMYRLALGERSVVVADTALLQLFELLRRLAASPLPVLIHGETGAGKENAAWAVHHWSRRAAQGFVALNCAALPESLVEAELFGHERGAFSGADRARAGLLERASGGTLFLDEVAELSLPIQAKLLRALDQQVITRLGDSRERPVDLRVVAATHRVLADEVKAGRFRQDLFFRLSAAVVMLPPLRDRPRELPLLARAFLEDACARAGRPPLHLSAATMEVLSAHGWPGNVRELKNAVEYAAAMSPGPVVEPSHLPDSLRATPPEPARGEEGTAASPRVFQNLAEELRTLERRRMMEALEATGGVQTRAAQLIGMPLRTFAFKMKQHRIPSSRGRGPAEE